CGGTGGGGTGGCGTGGGGGCAGGGGCGGTGGAGCGTGCTTCGCGGTGCGGTGGCGTGTGGGGCGGGCGAGGTGGAGTGCGGTCGGTATGCGGTGGCGTGCGGGGCGGGGCGCTTGGGGTGCGGTCGGGGTGCTCGGTGCCGGGGGTTGGCGGCGTCGCTCAGGTGAGGGCCAGTACGTACGCCACCGCCGCAGCGCCGGAGGCGATCGCGCGGACGTGGTTCCACATCGTCCACTCGCGCACGTACGTCGGCCAGTACGTGGCCGCCTCGGGGGTGCCGGGGTCCAGCTTGAGCAGGGCGTCGTTGCGGGGCACGTTCGCCACCATCGTCAGCCCGAACGAGCCGAACAGATACAGCGCGCTGCCCACCAGCAGCTCCACGGTCCCCTCGTCCGGCCACAGCACGAACGTCACCACCGCGATCACCGCGCACAGCACGGCGGAGCCCGCGAACACGGTCATGAACGGCGGCCGTACCGCGTTCACGTTGATCGAGTTCATCGCGGCGACGCCCTGAGCGGGCGGCAACGCGGCGAGTCCCCGCATCACGAAGGTCGAGAACGCGCAGAACACCCCGGCCACCAGGCCGGTCCCGAGCACCCCCAGCACCACCAGCCAGAAATAAGGCCCATCGATCATCACCACACCAGCTCCCGCCTCCAGCCAAGCCCCACCCCCACCGACCCCACCAGCCAACCCCACCCCCGCCCTTCAATCCATGACCTATCCGCGCACTTCCATACGCAACCGTCCAGGGGTAGGGAGAAATGGGAGGTGAGAAGGGGGGAGAGGGAACGGGCAGGGGGACGGCCGGGGGGGTGGAGGGGCAGAGTGGACCTCGGCCCAGCCCCGGTCACCTCGCCCTCCCCCTTCCGGCCTCTCCTCCCGTAAGTGGTCGTGCCCGCCGGACTCCTCGCCCTGCCGGCCCGGCGCGTGAGCCGCGACGGCCTGCCCGTCAGTGCTCGTCGGCCCGCCGGACTCCTCGCCCTGCCGGCCCGGCGCGTGAGCCGCGACGGCCTGCCCGTCAGTACTCGTCGGCCCGCCGGACCCCCCGCTCCGCCGACACGGCGCGTGAGCTGCGACGGCCTGCCTGCCGGTGCCGAACCACCCGTACCCGGCGCCCTCAGCTCGCTGTCTCCTCCCGCCGCACCCCCACCCCCGCACCCCGCCACCCCCTCAGCACCGCTTCCACATCCCCCGCGATCCGCCGCCGAGCCTCATGCCGTGTCACCCCGCTCATCAGCAACGCGTCATACGGCGTATCGACATGCCGTACGGCGGCCACCACAGCCGACATCACCGCCCGCTCCGACAAGGCCCGCCCCGCCGCACTCCGCCCCACCCGTCCACTGCCCCGCACCGACGCGTGCGAGGCGATGGCCGCGGCCCGTTCGTCCGGGCACCCCGGGAACAGTCGCCGTACCTCCGCCGCGAACGCCTCCGCGAACCGCACGTCCTCCACCGCACGCCGCCTGGCGTCCCGCACCCGCCGCCGTCGCCGTGCCTCCGCGTCCGCCAGACACCGCTCCTCGGCCCGCGCCAGCCCGGCCTCCTCTACGAGCACCCCCTGCCGCTCGTACCGCCCCTTGCGCCGGTTGAAGCGGACGACCACCGCCGACAGCGCGCTCTCCTCCCGCGACCGACGCGTGAGCGCCGTGTCCCCGCGCGGCAGGAAGACAAGATGCCCGAGGTCGGCGCAGTCGAGACACCGAGGCGCCCCGCCCTCCACCACGAGCAGCGCCAACGGCCCGCCCCGGCACTCCGCACAGTGCCGCCTCCGCAACGGCTGGAACACGAGAGGACCACCACGAGCGGGGGGAGTAGCGAGGCCTGCCATGACGAGTTCATTCCCCAACTGCCCCCACCCCCGACCCTCCTACGACCGGCGCCCCGACTAGCGGCCCCCCGGACCACCGTCCCCGTCCACCGACGCCGTGACCACCGGCTCTGCGACCGCCGTCCCGTCCACGGACCCCTTGACCACCGACCCCTTGACCACCGACCCCGTGACCACCGGCCCCCCGACACCGCCCCCATCGACCTCCACATCCAATGCCACGTCGGCGACACGATCCCGTCGACCTCAACCGCCGCCACCGCTACGAACCACCGCAACCGCCGCCTCCACCAGCACCACCCCCCTCTCGCGACACCTCGCCCACCCCTCAACTCCCGCACCTGCTCACCGCCCCGCCCGATCGCCGACTCCCGCATCATGGCCATGTGCGACTCGAAGCGATCACCTGGGAACGGCTCGGCGACCACCTGGCCGACCGGCTCCTCGACCTGAAGCCGGCCGACGGCAGCCCCTGGCCCCGCGTCGCCCTCGACGGCGCCCCCGCGGCCCGGCCGGGCGAGCTCGCCGAACGGGTCGGTGAGGCGCTGCGCATACGCGGTCGCCCCTCGCTCGTCGTCGGCTTGGAGGGCTTCCTGCGTCCCGCCTCGCTCCGTCTGGAATACGGCCACCACGACCTGGAGGCCTACTACAACGGCTGGTTCGACACCGCCGCCCTCTGGCGCGAGGTCTTCGGCCCCCTCGAACCCGGCGGAGACGGCCGTGTCCTGCCCGACCTGTGGGACCCCGTCACCGACCGCGCCACCCGCAGCCCCTATGTCCAACTCCCGCCCGGCGGCGTCCTGTTGCTCCACGGCCCGCTCCTGCTGCGCCACTGGTTCCCCTTCGACCTGTCCGTCCACGTCCTCCTCTCCGAGGGCGCCCTCCGCCGCCGTACCCCCGAGGCCGACCACTGGACCCTCCCCGCCTACGAGCGCTACGCCGAGGAGACCGACCCGGCCGGCACCGCCGACGTCCTCGTCCGCGCCGACGACCCCCGCCACCCGGCGTGGAACGGCTGATTCGAAGAACCCCGCCTCGATCGAAGAACGCCGCCTCGACCGAACCTTTTCGATCAAACCGCTTTTATATGCGCGTGCATTTAATTACCCTGGTCCCATGACGACCTCCTCCACAGCTCCCGTCACCTTCGGCGACTCCGTCCGCGCCCTGCTCGACGGCAAGAACTTCGCCAGTGTCGCCACCCTCGGCTCGGACGGCGCGCCGCAGAACTCCGTCGTCTGGATCCGGCGTGAGGGCGACACCGTGCTTTTCTCCTCCACCGACGGACGCCAGAAGGTGCGCAACCTCCGCCGTGACCCCCGCATCAGCCTCTCGGTCTTCGACCTCGCCAACCCCTACACCTCGGTCGAGATCCGCGGCACCGCCGAGATCCTCCCGGACGAGGAGAAGCGGCTCCCGCGCGAGCTCTCGCACAAGTACCTCGGTATCGACCCGCCCGCCGAGAAGGACGACGAAGTCCGCGTGATCATCCGGGTGGTCCCGCGGAAGATCGTGAGCTTCTCGGCCTGAGCGCCGCCCGCCCCCGGGTGCGCGCCCCCGATGGCACCGCGAGAATGTAGGGCGCCGGGACTTGCGGTGCCGTCCGCGCCGCGCCGGCCGTCCGGCACCGGGAGGTACTCCATGACCACCGCCGGAGACATCATGCACCGGGGTGCCCAGTGGATCCCCGCCCACGAGACCCTCGACCGCGCCGCCCAGCTGATGCGTGAACTCGGCGTCGGAGCCCTGCCGATCAGCGACGAGAACGAACGGCTGTGCGGCATCCTCACCGACCGCGACATCGTCATCGGCTGTGTGGCCGTGGGCCACGACCCGGCCCGGGTCACCGCGGGCGAGATGGCCCAGGGCACTCCGCGCTGGATCGCCGCGAGCGCCGACGTCGACGACGTCCTCCACGAGATGCGCGAGCACCAGATCCGCAGGCTCCCCGTCATCGAGAACAAGCGCCTGGTCGGCATGATCAGCGAGGCCGACCTGGCCCGGCACCTGACGGACGGACAGATCGCCGGCTGGGCCGAGAGCGTCTACGCCCGCTCCGCCACCACCCACTGACGCGCCACGCGGACGCCCCCTCTCACAACCAGCCGTTGCGCCGGAAGCCGCGGTAGAGCACCGCGCACGCGACGGCTATGACACCCATGACCAACGGATAACCGAACGTCCAGTGCAGCTCCGGCATGTGGTCGAAGTTCATTCCGTACACCCCGCACACCATCGTCGGGACGGCGATCACGGCCGCCCAGGCGGTGATCTTCCGCATGTCCTCGTTCTGCGCGACCGTCACCTGCGCGAGGTGCGCCTGAAGGATCGAGTTGAGCAGTTCGTCGAAGGCTGCGATCTGCTCCTTGGCGCGCAGCAGATGGTCGGAGACATCGCGGAAGTATGCCTGTATCTCCGGGGCGATGACCTGGATCGGCCGGGTGGACAACTCCTCGATCGGACGGCTGAGCGGCACCACCGCCCGCTTCAGCTCCAGGAGTTCACGCTTGAGCTGGTAGATGCGGCCCGGGTCCACCCGGGCGCCGCTCTCCGAGAACACCGCCGTCTCGACCAGGTCGATGTCCGACTGCACCGAGTCGGTGACGCTCAGATAGTCGTCGACCACATGGTCCGCGATCGCGTGCAGCACCGCGGCCGGCCCCTTGGCGAGTTGCGCGGGGTCGGCCTCCAGCTCCTCGCGCAGCGGGCCCAGCGAACCGTGGCTGCCGTGCCGCACCGTGATCACGAAGTCCTCGCCGACGAACACCATGATCTCGCCGGTGTTGACCACCTCGCTCGTCGCCGTGAGCTCTTCGTGCTCCACGTAGCAGACCGTCTTGAACACCGCGAACAGCGTCTCGCCGTAGCGCTCCACCTTCGGGCGCTGATGGGCCTCCACCGCGTCCTCGACGGCCAGGGGGTGGAGGTCGAAGAGGTCGGCGACGCCCTCGAACTCGTGGTCCGACGGCTCGTGCAGAC
Above is a window of Streptomyces griseorubiginosus DNA encoding:
- a CDS encoding DUF1772 domain-containing protein; translated protein: MIDGPYFWLVVLGVLGTGLVAGVFCAFSTFVMRGLAALPPAQGVAAMNSINVNAVRPPFMTVFAGSAVLCAVIAVVTFVLWPDEGTVELLVGSALYLFGSFGLTMVANVPRNDALLKLDPGTPEAATYWPTYVREWTMWNHVRAIASGAAAVAYVLALT
- a CDS encoding DUF2293 domain-containing protein, giving the protein MAGLATPPARGGPLVFQPLRRRHCAECRGGPLALLVVEGGAPRCLDCADLGHLVFLPRGDTALTRRSREESALSAVVVRFNRRKGRYERQGVLVEEAGLARAEERCLADAEARRRRRVRDARRRAVEDVRFAEAFAAEVRRLFPGCPDERAAAIASHASVRGSGRVGRSAAGRALSERAVMSAVVAAVRHVDTPYDALLMSGVTRHEARRRIAGDVEAVLRGWRGAGVGVRREETAS
- a CDS encoding uridine kinase, producing the protein MRLEAITWERLGDHLADRLLDLKPADGSPWPRVALDGAPAARPGELAERVGEALRIRGRPSLVVGLEGFLRPASLRLEYGHHDLEAYYNGWFDTAALWREVFGPLEPGGDGRVLPDLWDPVTDRATRSPYVQLPPGGVLLLHGPLLLRHWFPFDLSVHVLLSEGALRRRTPEADHWTLPAYERYAEETDPAGTADVLVRADDPRHPAWNG
- a CDS encoding PPOX class F420-dependent oxidoreductase encodes the protein MTTSSTAPVTFGDSVRALLDGKNFASVATLGSDGAPQNSVVWIRREGDTVLFSSTDGRQKVRNLRRDPRISLSVFDLANPYTSVEIRGTAEILPDEEKRLPRELSHKYLGIDPPAEKDDEVRVIIRVVPRKIVSFSA
- a CDS encoding CBS domain-containing protein, which codes for MTTAGDIMHRGAQWIPAHETLDRAAQLMRELGVGALPISDENERLCGILTDRDIVIGCVAVGHDPARVTAGEMAQGTPRWIAASADVDDVLHEMREHQIRRLPVIENKRLVGMISEADLARHLTDGQIAGWAESVYARSATTH
- a CDS encoding magnesium and cobalt transport protein CorA; the protein is MSMAGNLRKVTGLGRVGGLRKVARLARRRPRVDLSHHARSPLGTSVVNCVTYREGTRIPVEGDLVDTVERMRKSRDGFVWLGLHEPSDHEFEGVADLFDLHPLAVEDAVEAHQRPKVERYGETLFAVFKTVCYVEHEELTATSEVVNTGEIMVFVGEDFVITVRHGSHGSLGPLREELEADPAQLAKGPAAVLHAIADHVVDDYLSVTDSVQSDIDLVETAVFSESGARVDPGRIYQLKRELLELKRAVVPLSRPIEELSTRPIQVIAPEIQAYFRDVSDHLLRAKEQIAAFDELLNSILQAHLAQVTVAQNEDMRKITAWAAVIAVPTMVCGVYGMNFDHMPELHWTFGYPLVMGVIAVACAVLYRGFRRNGWL